One Nitrosomonas sp. PY1 DNA window includes the following coding sequences:
- a CDS encoding pyridoxal phosphate-dependent aminotransferase has product MRPILKSSKLTNVCYDIRGPVLERAKQMEEEGHRIIKLNIGNPATFGFDVPEEILQDVIRNLSDASGYCDSKGLFAARKAIMHYTQEKQIRNVQLDDIFIGNGVSELVVLTMQALLDNGDEVLIPMPDYPLWTAAVALSGGVGRHYLCNESKDWLPDLDDMRAKISNRTRAIVIINPNNPTGALYPKELLLQIIDIARENQLIIYADEIYDKILYDGVAHTSVASLADDVLFVTFNGLSKNYRAAGFRSGWAVVSGEKNHAHDYIAGLNMLASMRLCANVPSQFGIQTALGGYQSIYDLTLPTGRLMRQRDIAWQLLTEIPGVTCYKPQAALYLFPRLNPEIYPIQDDQKFVLDLLLEEKVLLVQGSGFNWKHPDHFRVVFLPNVDDLTEAIGRIAHYLQRYRKRYNTDHTYSVA; this is encoded by the coding sequence ATGCGTCCAATTCTAAAATCCAGCAAATTGACCAACGTCTGTTATGACATTCGCGGCCCTGTATTAGAGCGCGCTAAGCAAATGGAAGAAGAAGGGCACCGTATTATCAAGTTAAATATCGGTAATCCGGCGACATTCGGTTTTGATGTGCCAGAAGAGATTTTACAAGACGTTATCCGAAACTTGTCGGATGCTTCGGGTTATTGTGATTCGAAGGGTTTGTTTGCCGCGCGTAAAGCGATTATGCATTACACCCAAGAAAAGCAAATCAGGAATGTGCAGTTAGATGATATTTTTATCGGTAACGGCGTGTCTGAGTTAGTGGTGTTGACGATGCAGGCTTTGCTGGACAATGGGGATGAAGTACTGATTCCCATGCCGGATTATCCATTATGGACGGCTGCGGTAGCACTGTCAGGCGGAGTAGGGCGGCATTATCTATGTAATGAATCAAAAGATTGGCTACCGGATCTGGATGATATGCGTGCCAAGATTAGTAATAGAACACGCGCCATTGTCATCATTAACCCCAATAATCCCACTGGTGCGTTATATCCTAAGGAGCTATTGCTTCAGATTATCGATATTGCTCGTGAGAATCAGTTAATTATTTATGCTGACGAAATTTACGATAAAATTCTCTACGATGGTGTAGCGCATACGTCTGTTGCGTCTCTCGCTGATGATGTTTTGTTCGTGACTTTTAATGGATTATCAAAGAACTATCGCGCTGCGGGTTTTCGTTCAGGTTGGGCGGTTGTTTCTGGTGAAAAGAATCACGCGCACGATTATATTGCGGGATTAAATATGTTGGCTTCTATGCGCTTATGTGCCAATGTCCCATCACAATTTGGAATACAAACCGCGTTGGGAGGCTATCAAAGTATTTATGATTTAACCCTGCCAACAGGGCGATTAATGCGGCAGCGCGATATTGCCTGGCAGTTACTCACAGAAATTCCGGGAGTAACTTGCTATAAACCCCAAGCGGCTTTATATCTATTTCCTCGCTTGAATCCAGAAATTTATCCGATTCAAGACGATCAGAAGTTTGTGCTTGATTTACTATTGGAAGAAAAAGTTCTGTTAGTGCAGGGTAGCGGTTTTAATTGGAAGCACCCGGATCATTTTCGTGTGGTATTTTTACCTAATGTAGATGATCTTACCGAAGCCATCGGTCGTATTGCACATTACTTACAGCGTTATCGAAAACGTTATAACACAGATCATACATATTCTGTCGCTTAA
- a CDS encoding homoserine dehydrogenase, translating to MKPIHIGILGVGTVGGGTFTVLKRNSEEIARRAGRKIIVKMIADKDLQKARELAGNEAVITDNAHEVTCSPDIDIVVELIGGQTIAKELILEAIVHGKHVVTANKALLANHGTEIFAMAREKGVIVAFEAAVAGGIPIIKALREGLTANRITWIAGIINGTANFILSEMREKGLSFNDVLGQAQKLGYAEVDPTYDIEGIDAAHKITLMSAIAFGIPVQFDKVYTEGITKLTGEDIRYAEELGYRIKLLGITKRVAKGIELRVHPTLIPNKRLIANVEGVMNAVVVKGDAVGATLYYGAGAGAEPTASSVIADLVDVTRMQTADPMHRVPTLSFQPDLLSDIPVISMENVETSYYLRMQVVDKPGVMAEITRILADNHISISAMIQKEASDDSDEVSIIMLTHITIEKNINAAIKHIESLPVVTQQVFRIRIEELNK from the coding sequence ATGAAACCTATCCATATTGGCATTTTAGGTGTTGGTACTGTCGGTGGCGGCACATTTACCGTACTCAAACGCAATAGCGAAGAAATTGCACGCCGCGCCGGACGCAAGATCATCGTCAAAATGATCGCTGACAAAGATTTACAAAAAGCGCGGGAACTAGCTGGCAATGAGGCCGTAATCACTGATAATGCCCATGAAGTGACTTGTAGTCCTGATATCGATATCGTTGTGGAGCTAATCGGCGGACAAACAATTGCGAAGGAATTGATTCTTGAAGCAATTGTGCATGGCAAACACGTTGTAACTGCAAACAAAGCGTTACTGGCGAATCACGGTACGGAAATTTTCGCAATGGCGCGTGAAAAGGGTGTCATTGTGGCTTTTGAAGCGGCTGTTGCAGGTGGAATTCCGATTATCAAGGCGTTACGTGAAGGCTTAACAGCCAACCGCATTACTTGGATTGCCGGAATTATTAACGGTACAGCAAACTTTATTTTGTCCGAAATGCGTGAAAAAGGACTTTCGTTTAATGACGTGTTGGGGCAGGCACAAAAACTTGGCTATGCTGAAGTAGATCCAACTTATGATATCGAAGGAATAGATGCAGCACATAAAATCACCTTGATGTCGGCGATTGCGTTTGGTATCCCAGTACAATTTGATAAAGTCTACACCGAGGGAATTACAAAACTAACCGGTGAAGACATCCGTTATGCTGAAGAATTGGGATATCGTATTAAATTATTAGGTATTACCAAACGAGTAGCCAAAGGCATTGAATTACGGGTGCATCCAACACTGATTCCTAACAAACGTTTGATCGCCAATGTGGAAGGGGTGATGAATGCGGTGGTTGTTAAAGGCGATGCCGTCGGTGCTACGCTATATTATGGCGCGGGCGCAGGCGCCGAACCAACTGCAAGTTCAGTGATTGCCGATCTGGTGGATGTAACACGTATGCAAACTGCGGATCCCATGCATCGCGTACCTACTTTGTCATTTCAGCCGGATTTGTTGTCTGATATACCCGTGATCTCGATGGAGAATGTAGAAACATCTTATTACTTGCGCATGCAAGTCGTAGACAAGCCGGGTGTAATGGCTGAGATCACCCGCATTCTGGCAGACAATCATATTTCTATTAGCGCGATGATTCAAAAGGAAGCGAGCGATGACTCAGACGAAGTCAGCATCATTATGTTGACCCATATCACCATTGAAAAAAACATCAATGCTGCAATCAAACATATCGAATCTTTGCCGGTGGTAACTCAACAGGTTTTTCGTATTCGTATTGAAGAATTAAATAAATAG
- the thrC gene encoding threonine synthase, whose protein sequence is MHYISTRGGMPPKTFTEILLSGLSPDGGLAIPETYPKITSVELSNWRNLNYQALAFEVISRFVDDIPKDDLRRIIQQTYTAEIFGNADITPLKTLEPGLHILGLSNGPTLAFKDIAMQLLGNLFQYQLIKTGDELNILGATSGDTGSSAEYAMRGKQGIRVFMLSPLGKMSRFQTAQMFSLQDENIFNIAIRGVFDDCQDIVKAVSNDHAFKKDHRIGTVNSINWARIVAQIVYYFKGYFAATQTNDEQVSFAVPSGNFGNICAGHVARMMGLPIKHLILATNENDVLDEFFSTGIYRPRTTTETKHTSSPSMDISKASNFERFIFDLTDRNAKQVAQWWSAVDLGKAFDLSASPLFHKTKDFGFLSGSSNHATRIVTIRDIYKRYQVLVDTHTADGLKVGQAYREAGVPLICLETALPAKFSESIQEAIGFEPERPAGFENLENLPQRFVIKDSDAKVIKAYINEHSIKP, encoded by the coding sequence ATGCATTACATTTCAACTCGCGGTGGAATGCCGCCAAAAACTTTTACCGAAATCCTGCTAAGCGGCTTATCTCCCGATGGTGGATTAGCAATACCTGAAACCTATCCCAAGATTACATCGGTCGAGCTTAGTAACTGGCGTAATCTAAACTATCAAGCGTTGGCTTTTGAAGTGATTTCACGGTTTGTGGATGACATTCCAAAGGATGATTTACGTAGGATTATCCAACAAACGTATACTGCAGAAATTTTTGGAAACGCAGATATTACGCCACTGAAAACGCTGGAACCAGGATTGCATATTTTAGGATTATCGAATGGCCCAACGCTGGCTTTTAAAGATATCGCGATGCAATTACTTGGTAATTTGTTTCAGTATCAACTGATAAAAACCGGAGACGAGTTAAATATTCTTGGCGCTACGTCGGGTGACACGGGTTCCAGTGCCGAATATGCCATGCGTGGTAAGCAAGGTATCCGCGTGTTTATGCTGTCGCCACTCGGTAAAATGAGTCGCTTTCAAACAGCGCAGATGTTCTCGTTGCAAGACGAGAATATTTTTAATATTGCCATTCGTGGTGTTTTCGATGACTGCCAAGATATTGTCAAAGCGGTTAGCAATGATCACGCTTTCAAGAAGGATCACCGGATTGGTACGGTCAATTCGATCAATTGGGCACGCATTGTTGCACAAATCGTGTATTACTTTAAAGGCTATTTTGCCGCTACCCAGACCAATGATGAGCAGGTATCATTTGCTGTTCCTTCGGGAAATTTTGGTAATATTTGTGCGGGACATGTAGCCAGAATGATGGGTTTGCCAATTAAGCATTTGATTTTGGCGACTAACGAAAACGATGTACTCGATGAATTTTTTAGTACTGGTATCTATCGTCCACGTACTACTACTGAGACTAAGCATACGAGTAGTCCGTCGATGGATATCTCCAAAGCTTCAAATTTTGAACGGTTTATTTTTGATTTAACTGATCGAAATGCAAAGCAAGTTGCACAATGGTGGTCGGCTGTCGATTTGGGAAAAGCATTTGATTTATCGGCGTCACCGTTATTTCATAAGACTAAAGACTTTGGCTTTCTCTCTGGCAGTAGTAATCATGCGACACGGATCGTAACAATTCGTGATATTTATAAACGCTATCAAGTACTTGTTGATACGCATACCGCAGATGGCCTGAAGGTTGGACAAGCTTATCGTGAAGCAGGAGTGCCATTGATCTGCTTAGAAACCGCACTACCAGCAAAATTTTCTGAAAGTATACAAGAAGCTATTGGTTTTGAACCGGAACGACCTGCCGGTTTTGAGAATCTAGAAAATCTTCCGCAGCGCTTTGTAATTAAAGATTCTGATGCAAAAGTAATCAAAGCGTATATTAATGAGCACAGTATAAAACCTTAG
- a CDS encoding transposase: MSEYIHKWDNVTTLLYHLLFPAKYRRAVFDDAVDKTLRDVCLELEKRYQLKFLEIGTDEDHVHFLVQSVSYFASTVGRHGDEHTIRNYVKGQGKEYQKLHEV, translated from the coding sequence GTGAGCGAATATATACATAAGTGGGATAACGTAACAACGTTGCTTTATCACCTGTTATTTCCGGCGAAATATCGTCGAGCTGTGTTCGATGATGCTGTAGATAAGACACTGCGAGATGTTTGTCTTGAACTGGAAAAGCGCTACCAGTTGAAATTTCTGGAGATTGGAACAGACGAAGATCATGTTCATTTTTTAGTGCAAAGTGTTAGCTATTTTGCGAGTACTGTTGGTCGTCATGGTGATGAACACACGATACGGAACTATGTTAAGGGACAAGGGAAAGAGTATCAAAAACTACATGAAGTGTAG
- the polA gene encoding DNA polymerase I encodes MKTLLLVDGSSYLYRAFHALPDLRNQNDEPTGAIHGVLNMLRRLRKEFRADYSACIFDAKGKTFRNDLFIEYKANRAAMPQDLVAQIEPLHACIRAMGWPILMIGGVEADDVIGTLAKQATGSGWHCMISTGDKDIAQLVSDKITLVNTMSNETLDPEGVLAKFGVPPERILDYLMLVGDTSDNVPGVEKVGPKTAVKWLTQYGSLEKIITCADEIKGVVGENLRKSLAWFEISRELITIKCDVDLPVKITDLVFQPQDHKQLEALYQKLDMKASLRELRQQIDYESREIITQQGSMNHVSNNLITQTHTARYETILTESALQAWLEKLKVASLVSIDCETTSLSPMQAQLVGISFCIETEHAAYLPLSHCYAGAPEQIALETALVLLKPWLEDETKLKLGQNLKYDKHVFANHGIQLNGIAHDTMLQSYVLDSNRSHSMDNLALRHLDIQTIRYDDVTGKGVNRIGFEEVTIDVATEYSAEDADITLRLHNTLFPQLQQIERLRALYCNLEMPILDVLFEIERNGVLLDYALLQQQSSDLGKKLHTLELQAHASANQPFNLNSPKQIQDILFNQLKLPVIKKTPTGVPSTDEDVLQQLALDYPLPKILLEYRSLAKLKSTYTDKLPLMKNPYTNRVHTNYAQAVAVTGRLASSDPNLQNIPIRTPEGRRIREAFIAPPGGYQIISADYSQIELRIMAHISQDEGLLKAFAAGEDIHKATAAEIFGITQEQVDQEQRRYAKVINFGLIYGMSEFGLASQLGISRSAAHIYMERYFARYPGVERYMQHIREKARQTGYVETVLGRRLWLPEINHSNGNRRQGAERAAINAPMQGTAADIIKLAMIAVTKWIRTEKLRSKLIMQVHDELVLEAPEEEISLLREYLPKHMGSVLTLDVPLLVEIGIGDNWDQAH; translated from the coding sequence ATGAAAACGTTGTTATTGGTAGATGGTTCATCATATTTATATCGTGCTTTTCATGCGCTACCAGATTTGCGTAACCAAAATGATGAGCCAACGGGAGCTATTCATGGAGTCTTAAATATGCTACGTCGCTTGCGCAAAGAGTTTCGGGCAGATTATAGCGCGTGTATATTTGATGCAAAAGGCAAAACTTTCCGCAATGACCTTTTTATAGAATATAAAGCGAATAGAGCTGCCATGCCGCAAGATTTGGTCGCTCAGATTGAGCCCTTGCATGCTTGTATTCGTGCAATGGGCTGGCCGATCTTGATGATTGGCGGCGTTGAGGCGGACGACGTCATTGGTACATTGGCAAAGCAGGCAACTGGGTCCGGTTGGCATTGCATGATATCGACTGGTGACAAAGATATTGCACAATTAGTAAGTGACAAGATTACTCTGGTAAATACCATGAGTAATGAAACTTTGGATCCAGAAGGGGTATTGGCGAAGTTTGGTGTACCACCGGAACGCATATTGGATTATTTGATGTTGGTAGGTGACACGTCTGACAATGTTCCGGGTGTCGAAAAAGTCGGCCCCAAAACTGCGGTGAAATGGTTAACGCAGTATGGTTCATTGGAAAAAATCATCACATGCGCTGATGAAATTAAGGGTGTGGTAGGTGAAAATTTACGCAAATCGCTAGCTTGGTTCGAAATTTCACGTGAATTGATCACCATCAAGTGCGACGTAGATCTACCAGTCAAAATCACAGATCTCGTTTTCCAGCCACAGGACCATAAACAGCTTGAGGCCCTTTACCAAAAACTCGATATGAAAGCATCGTTGCGGGAATTGCGCCAGCAAATCGATTATGAGTCCAGGGAAATCATCACTCAACAAGGATCGATGAATCATGTATCTAATAACCTAATTACTCAAACGCATACAGCACGGTACGAGACCATTTTGACGGAATCAGCATTACAAGCGTGGTTGGAAAAACTGAAGGTTGCGTCATTGGTTTCGATTGATTGCGAAACGACTAGCTTATCTCCGATGCAAGCGCAATTGGTGGGGATTTCATTTTGTATCGAAACGGAACATGCTGCGTATCTTCCTTTATCACATTGCTATGCCGGAGCACCCGAACAGATTGCATTAGAAACGGCATTGGTACTGCTCAAACCATGGTTAGAGGATGAGACTAAGCTTAAGTTGGGACAAAACCTAAAATACGATAAACATGTATTTGCTAATCATGGCATACAGTTAAATGGCATCGCGCATGACACCATGCTGCAATCGTATGTACTGGATTCAAATCGCTCGCATAGTATGGATAATTTGGCACTGCGGCATCTCGATATCCAAACGATTCGTTATGATGATGTGACAGGGAAGGGCGTTAACCGCATTGGTTTCGAGGAAGTTACCATTGATGTTGCTACAGAATACTCGGCCGAGGATGCCGATATCACATTGCGGTTGCATAACACGCTGTTTCCACAGTTACAGCAAATTGAACGCCTACGTGCACTTTATTGCAATCTGGAGATGCCTATTCTGGATGTATTGTTTGAGATCGAGCGTAACGGGGTTTTGCTGGATTATGCGTTGTTACAACAGCAAAGCAGTGATTTAGGAAAGAAATTGCATACGTTGGAATTACAAGCGCACGCTTCAGCTAATCAACCATTTAATTTGAATTCTCCAAAACAAATTCAGGATATTTTGTTTAACCAGCTTAAATTACCCGTAATCAAAAAAACACCAACGGGTGTTCCTTCTACCGATGAAGATGTATTACAACAGCTTGCACTGGATTACCCGCTACCGAAGATTCTGTTGGAATATCGAAGCTTGGCGAAATTAAAATCAACCTATACCGATAAATTGCCATTGATGAAAAATCCGTATACTAATCGTGTACATACTAATTATGCGCAAGCTGTTGCGGTGACAGGCCGGTTGGCAAGTTCTGATCCCAATTTACAAAATATTCCTATCCGTACACCAGAGGGTCGTAGAATTCGAGAAGCTTTCATTGCGCCACCAGGCGGATATCAAATTATTTCTGCCGATTATTCGCAAATTGAGTTACGCATCATGGCGCATATTTCTCAAGATGAAGGTTTATTAAAAGCATTTGCCGCTGGTGAAGATATTCATAAAGCGACAGCCGCAGAAATATTTGGTATCACGCAGGAGCAAGTCGATCAGGAACAACGGCGATATGCCAAGGTAATTAATTTTGGTTTGATCTACGGTATGTCGGAATTTGGTTTGGCATCGCAACTTGGCATCTCACGCAGTGCTGCGCACATCTACATGGAACGTTATTTTGCACGGTATCCTGGTGTGGAGAGATATATGCAACATATTCGAGAAAAAGCCAGGCAAACCGGTTATGTGGAAACAGTTTTAGGGCGTCGATTATGGCTGCCTGAAATTAATCACAGTAATGGTAATCGTCGTCAGGGCGCCGAACGTGCCGCTATCAACGCGCCAATGCAAGGAACTGCCGCAGATATTATTAAGTTGGCCATGATCGCGGTGACAAAGTGGATACGGACAGAAAAATTGCGTAGCAAATTGATTATGCAAGTTCATGACGAATTAGTATTGGAAGCGCCAGAAGAAGAGATAAGCCTGCTTCGAGAATATTTACCAAAACATATGGGAAGCGTTTTAACACTCGATGTTCCCTTATTAGTAGAGATCGGTATTGGAGACAATTGGGACCAAGCGCATTAA
- a CDS encoding TIGR00730 family Rossman fold protein — MNQHNNHKPFIQSVSDQPWPAKESWRLFRIMAEFVESTERLEAIQPAVGIFGSARTHPDSPHYQLAEQIARALSDAGFAVISGGGPGIMEAANKGAYLGKSPSIGLNIQLPHEQQGNDYQDISQTFKHFFTRKYMFVRFSTAYVVMPGGFGTMDELMEALTLVQTGKTRKMPIILVYSQFWRGLVDWFQTMLVSEGFISSDDMDLIQVIDEPSEVVNAIFKYYETKGFELSAAEREIQLNL, encoded by the coding sequence ATGAATCAACACAACAATCATAAACCATTCATTCAATCAGTTTCTGACCAACCTTGGCCTGCAAAAGAATCCTGGCGATTATTCAGAATTATGGCAGAGTTTGTTGAAAGCACGGAGCGTCTTGAGGCAATTCAACCTGCAGTAGGTATATTCGGCAGTGCGCGCACTCATCCCGATAGCCCACATTATCAATTGGCCGAGCAGATTGCGAGAGCGTTATCTGATGCTGGTTTTGCAGTGATTTCCGGTGGCGGTCCAGGAATTATGGAAGCCGCTAATAAAGGCGCTTATTTGGGCAAATCGCCGAGCATTGGTTTGAATATCCAATTACCGCATGAACAACAAGGCAATGACTATCAAGACATCAGTCAAACCTTCAAGCATTTCTTTACGCGAAAATATATGTTTGTCAGATTTTCTACTGCTTATGTCGTGATGCCGGGAGGGTTTGGCACTATGGATGAACTGATGGAAGCACTTACTTTGGTGCAAACCGGCAAAACTCGAAAAATGCCGATTATTCTTGTCTATTCGCAATTCTGGCGTGGACTGGTAGATTGGTTTCAAACGATGCTGGTATCGGAAGGTTTTATTTCTTCAGATGACATGGATTTAATCCAAGTAATTGATGAGCCTAGCGAAGTAGTCAACGCAATTTTTAAATATTATGAAACCAAGGGATTTGAGCTTTCCGCTGCAGAGCGAGAAATTCAACTCAATCTGTAA
- a CDS encoding DUF2782 domain-containing protein, whose translation MYNDEAFSWVEILMHRFILTLLFLSFPLLGMAQTEQSQEPKKSMDHPSHPKNLIPLPEPEPPELSENQSDPELEEQVTIIKRGEDTIEEHRVNGELLMIKVIPRIGPPYYLKKNTIVDHHAHPNSDAGGPNVSPPMWQFFKF comes from the coding sequence ATGTACAATGATGAAGCTTTTTCTTGGGTAGAAATTCTTATGCACCGATTTATTCTGACACTGTTATTCTTGAGTTTTCCGTTGCTTGGCATGGCGCAAACCGAGCAATCCCAAGAACCTAAAAAATCCATGGATCACCCTTCTCATCCGAAGAATCTTATTCCTTTACCGGAACCCGAACCACCCGAATTATCGGAAAACCAATCTGATCCGGAATTAGAAGAGCAAGTCACCATTATCAAACGTGGAGAAGATACTATTGAAGAGCATCGAGTCAATGGTGAATTGTTAATGATTAAGGTCATTCCACGCATTGGACCTCCCTACTATCTAAAGAAAAATACCATTGTGGATCATCATGCACACCCCAATAGTGATGCGGGAGGACCCAATGTCAGTCCACCCATGTGGCAGTTTTTTAAATTTTAA
- a CDS encoding homoserine kinase, which yields MSVFTRITENELTIWLKQYKLGQLLNLHGIASGIENTNYFVITTQGKFVLTLFEKLNRNELPYYLNLMLHLSNHDIPCPTPIQNIDGQILGELNNKPAAIVSFLSGESLSHPTPEHCQAIGAVLAKMHLAGKSYLQYMPNPRGLQWWQAKACEIDPFLSNDEKILLKSELAFQADQRHENLPKGVIHADMFRDNVLFFNNKLGGIIDFYFACNDSLLYDLAIVANDWCMNEEKTLDTTRVYSLLKEYQQTRPLSTIERAAWSSMLRAAALRFWVSRMVDLYLPRSGELTHAKDPNHFKAILENHRESVTELA from the coding sequence ATGTCGGTTTTTACGCGTATCACAGAAAATGAGCTTACTATTTGGTTGAAACAATACAAGTTGGGGCAATTGCTTAATCTCCATGGTATTGCATCAGGTATTGAGAATACTAATTACTTTGTAATCACGACACAGGGAAAGTTTGTACTGACACTGTTTGAGAAGCTAAACAGAAACGAACTCCCTTACTATCTCAATCTGATGCTGCATTTATCAAATCACGATATTCCATGTCCAACACCTATTCAAAATATCGACGGTCAAATTCTCGGAGAATTAAACAATAAACCAGCAGCAATTGTCAGTTTCTTATCAGGAGAATCTCTGTCTCATCCCACTCCGGAACATTGCCAGGCGATAGGTGCGGTGTTAGCAAAAATGCATCTGGCTGGCAAGAGTTATTTACAATATATGCCGAATCCACGCGGCTTACAATGGTGGCAGGCCAAGGCGTGTGAAATCGATCCTTTTTTGTCCAATGACGAAAAAATATTGTTGAAATCGGAATTAGCTTTTCAAGCCGACCAACGCCATGAGAATTTACCGAAAGGAGTGATTCATGCCGACATGTTTCGCGATAACGTTCTATTTTTCAATAATAAGCTTGGCGGTATTATCGACTTCTATTTTGCTTGTAACGATAGCTTATTATATGACTTAGCTATTGTGGCTAATGATTGGTGCATGAATGAAGAAAAAACACTCGACACAACACGTGTATACTCACTATTAAAAGAATACCAACAAACTCGTCCGCTTTCTACGATTGAGAGAGCGGCGTGGTCCAGTATGTTGCGGGCTGCTGCGCTCAGATTTTGGGTTTCACGCATGGTTGATTTATATTTACCGCGCTCCGGAGAATTAACGCATGCAAAAGATCCAAATCACTTTAAAGCAATATTAGAGAACCATCGCGAAAGTGTAACAGAGCTCGCATAA
- a CDS encoding BPSS1780 family membrane protein, with translation MEIHQVNAKQGLQWLLSGFYLFRRAPIPWVLICGALFLIAISAALIPFIGSFIFTMAYPALMGGIMQGCRALEEGKPLEITHLFSAAESNFAALITIGGIYLTGLILISGLAALIGGPAMTDMLLYGKRVDETQLMGVASSMLTSLLIVLTLSIPLMMASWFAPMLVVFHKMPPVMAMQQSLLGCLRNLIPLLLFLITSTILAIICALPYGAGLVILIPTMYAAMYASYKDIFLGEPIRFKDHETPDAPTRWHNTEDSPKKSEHDEKPVEDVIPQNNDSDTKSK, from the coding sequence ATGGAAATTCATCAAGTCAATGCCAAGCAAGGATTACAGTGGCTTCTAAGTGGTTTTTACTTGTTTCGCCGTGCGCCGATACCTTGGGTACTCATTTGTGGAGCTTTGTTTCTCATTGCAATCTCCGCTGCTTTAATTCCTTTTATTGGAAGCTTTATTTTCACTATGGCCTATCCTGCATTGATGGGTGGCATCATGCAAGGATGCCGTGCATTAGAGGAGGGAAAACCGCTCGAAATTACCCATTTATTCTCTGCTGCAGAAAGTAATTTCGCCGCACTGATTACCATCGGAGGTATTTACTTAACAGGCTTAATTTTGATTTCTGGTCTTGCTGCATTAATTGGTGGGCCTGCCATGACGGATATGTTGTTATATGGAAAACGAGTCGATGAAACACAGCTAATGGGAGTAGCAAGCAGCATGCTCACTTCACTTCTCATCGTATTAACACTATCAATACCCTTGATGATGGCCAGTTGGTTCGCGCCAATGTTGGTCGTATTTCATAAGATGCCCCCTGTGATGGCTATGCAACAAAGCCTTCTTGGGTGTCTGCGAAATCTTATTCCACTGTTATTATTTCTTATCACATCTACGATATTAGCAATCATTTGCGCCTTACCCTACGGTGCAGGATTGGTGATTCTGATTCCAACCATGTATGCCGCAATGTATGCCAGCTATAAGGATATTTTCTTAGGTGAACCCATTCGATTCAAAGATCATGAAACACCGGATGCGCCTACCCGTTGGCACAATACTGAAGATTCTCCCAAAAAATCGGAACACGATGAGAAACCTGTAGAGGATGTCATTCCGCAAAATAATGACTCTGACACCAAAAGTAAATAA
- a CDS encoding protein phosphatase CheZ: protein MNIKCLAKIKSDDIDLIKSKKPKKPIKLSKVTPISEIGTVESNEINLDKNVIDQVGQLTRNFHDSLRELGYDKRLEKIASEVPEAQDKLAYVANKTQQAADRALTATEIAMPIQDKLSADAIKLSERWKGALESQQTNSNAEAFKVLLIDTLSYLDRIPEQTRATNEQLLEIMMAQDFQDLTGQVIKKIIHMVQDLEKDLVGLLLTHTPSKKSNIDVGLMNGPVTNTRNVSDVVSSQDQVDDLLASLGF, encoded by the coding sequence ATGAATATCAAATGTCTTGCTAAAATCAAATCAGACGATATCGATTTAATTAAATCCAAAAAACCTAAAAAACCTATCAAACTGTCTAAAGTAACGCCAATATCAGAAATTGGTACCGTTGAAAGTAATGAAATTAATCTCGATAAAAATGTTATTGATCAAGTTGGTCAATTAACTCGTAATTTTCACGATAGTTTGCGAGAGCTAGGATATGATAAGCGCTTGGAAAAAATTGCGAGTGAAGTGCCTGAAGCACAAGATAAATTAGCTTATGTCGCCAACAAAACACAGCAGGCTGCTGATCGTGCTTTAACTGCAACTGAAATCGCAATGCCCATTCAAGATAAATTATCGGCAGATGCAATAAAATTGTCTGAGCGATGGAAAGGAGCTCTGGAATCACAACAAACAAACTCAAATGCTGAAGCATTTAAGGTGCTGCTGATTGATACTTTAAGCTACTTAGATAGGATTCCTGAGCAAACCCGCGCTACTAATGAGCAATTGTTAGAAATCATGATGGCACAGGATTTTCAGGATCTTACTGGTCAAGTAATAAAAAAAATTATACATATGGTGCAAGACTTAGAAAAAGACTTGGTAGGATTATTACTTACACATACCCCTAGCAAGAAATCTAATATAGATGTGGGACTTATGAATGGGCCTGTGACTAATACTAGAAATGTAAGCGATGTGGTGAGTAGTCAAGATCAAGTCGATGACTTATTAGCTAGTTTGGGGTTCTAG